Proteins encoded together in one Pseudomonadota bacterium window:
- a CDS encoding ABC transporter ATP-binding protein — translation MQDSLRIEGLSFSYSGNLADAVFREVNLFVEPGSVFCLLGPNGTGKSTLLKCISGLLYPGKGRVLVHGRDISLLRAADVARELGYVPQSQVSAFPFLVEDIVVMGRAPHLNVFASPKPRDVQIAYDSMETVGIVSLAKRPCTNLSGGEWQLTLIARALAQEPRIMVLDEPTSHLDMGNQMKILRVVQGLAERGLAIIMASHFPDHAFLLASQVAILNYGRIVQQGSPEEVITDDNMCDTYGVDVKVLYVGEGVDRKACFPSHRSGLQPSTDREPNTQNILSKSHKERQ, via the coding sequence ATGCAAGATAGTCTTCGTATTGAAGGGCTTTCTTTCTCATACAGTGGTAATCTGGCCGATGCAGTATTCCGGGAGGTAAATTTATTCGTCGAACCAGGGAGTGTCTTTTGCCTCCTCGGCCCAAACGGAACAGGAAAGTCTACCCTCCTCAAATGCATCAGCGGACTGCTCTACCCCGGAAAAGGAAGGGTCCTGGTGCACGGCAGAGATATTTCTTTGCTCCGGGCTGCGGATGTAGCTCGGGAGCTTGGTTATGTGCCCCAGAGTCAGGTATCCGCCTTTCCTTTTCTTGTTGAAGACATCGTCGTCATGGGCCGGGCACCCCACCTCAATGTGTTCGCATCGCCCAAACCCCGCGACGTACAGATCGCCTACGACTCCATGGAGACCGTCGGCATTGTCTCTCTCGCCAAAAGACCCTGCACAAACCTGAGTGGAGGGGAATGGCAGCTCACTCTCATCGCCCGAGCCCTCGCACAGGAACCGCGCATTATGGTCCTCGACGAACCTACATCTCATCTCGATATGGGCAATCAAATGAAGATTCTTCGTGTTGTTCAGGGGCTGGCAGAAAGAGGATTGGCCATCATCATGGCCTCTCATTTCCCGGATCACGCCTTTTTACTGGCAAGTCAAGTGGCTATTCTTAATTATGGCCGCATCGTGCAACAGGGATCACCGGAAGAAGTTATCACCGACGATAATATGTGCGACACTTACGGTGTCGACGTAAAGGTTCTCTACGTCGGAGAGGGTGTTGACCGCAAGGCATGTTTTCCTTCTCACCGTTCAGGCCTGCAACCCTCAACAGATCGAGAGCCAAATACACAAAATATCCTAAGTAAATCACATAAGGAGCGTCAATAA
- a CDS encoding deaminase, with the protein MNHFRPTIPSSRPLIVFLVVVISLASVACGFAQDNRRKAWLAELGEIEKQVNTFVPDPAHPDDPFILVTLKEAIEGSREENGGIGACLVREATGEIVERGHNRQFEPYYRSDLHAEMDLLTRYEDRIKAIRPGGRGNPSTAETRKMAGLVLYTSVEPCPMCLTRIINTGLKKVLHAAPDETGGMAQRISGLPPFWQDMTKGNVYQAANCSPELVAIAKRLFRPMGGRR; encoded by the coding sequence ATGAATCATTTTCGGCCAACTATACCTTCTTCCAGGCCCCTGATAGTATTTCTTGTCGTTGTCATCTCACTTGCCTCCGTTGCTTGCGGCTTCGCCCAGGACAACAGACGGAAGGCGTGGCTTGCCGAACTCGGTGAGATTGAAAAACAGGTGAATACCTTTGTACCTGATCCGGCTCATCCCGATGATCCTTTTATTTTGGTTACCCTGAAAGAAGCAATTGAGGGCAGCAGGGAAGAGAACGGCGGTATAGGCGCGTGTCTTGTCCGGGAGGCCACCGGCGAGATTGTGGAACGGGGCCACAACCGCCAATTTGAACCATATTACCGTAGCGACCTACATGCTGAAATGGATCTGCTAACCCGCTATGAAGACAGGATCAAAGCCATAAGACCAGGAGGTAGGGGAAACCCATCCACTGCAGAAACACGGAAAATGGCAGGACTTGTCCTTTACACCTCTGTCGAACCCTGCCCCATGTGTCTAACCCGCATTATCAATACCGGCCTGAAAAAAGTCCTCCATGCAGCGCCTGATGAGACAGGTGGTATGGCGCAAAGAATCTCCGGCTTACCTCCTTTTTGGCAGGACATGACCAAGGGTAACGTTTATCAGGCAGCAAACTGCTCGCCTGAACTTGTGGCCATCGCCAAGCGTCTCTTTCGTCCTATGGGTGGTAGAAGGTAG